DNA sequence from the Uloborus diversus isolate 005 chromosome 1, Udiv.v.3.1, whole genome shotgun sequence genome:
ACTCAAAATCCAGTAAATTACtctttagaaaaaatagagaaagtatTACATATTCCAAAACCCGCTGGAggagcctgaatgcaatgttgaagCACTTCAGTAAGCTTTAGCAGCGCACTTAAAACTTTTAAGCTACGAAAAGTGCACTACAAcaaagaaatcaatgaaaaatctgacattatttatgTATTCGGCACGACTTTAACAAGGGCGACAGAAAGTTGTATGAAACAGtttgactcgcatgacagtgcagtaaatTAAGCTGCTCGCGTTTTTGAATTTCTCTTTAAAGTGAGAAGTAAAATTGGCGAAGTTATCCAAACACTGTTACTGAGACTATACGacttggtgaaatggtgaaatcaagcagtattcaccCCTTGCTGTAATGATTCAAATTTACTGATACAATGACTatcgttaatgaagcaacaagggaAATTATCAATACAAGTTAAATTGAATACAGCAAAACACACATCCAAGAGGCATCGTTTTTGTCCGGAATATGTAGTTCTTGAGCCggcatgaggaaaaaaaaatctatttcagaaggtgatgaagttaatgcggatccttttctaaatgtccacaagtaattaattttagtaaacCAATTGCAGaggagccacagcacgtgtttcatcaagcgcattatttttagagcaaaaatcttTTACCATCCCATACGAGCGGCACACTTATGCTTACTaaacgataattgctaattaggagctgactttgtagtgctttacaattgctgtacggaattaaagaagactattaattcaagtaataaaagcagtccttcctaaaaagcataacttttcCTATTtggcataaaaatttaattttagaacaaTTAAGTCAATCCCGCAGGATCCCGGGATCCTGTGGGATTGACttcttacaatcccgaaatcccgcgggactgaattcggcgtGGGATTGGAAACTCTACTCCCAAGGTAACTTGAAGCAAAATCTTAAAAGCTCTTCCAATTAAAAACCAACAATacaaatatgaattaaaatatttttctgaaagctAACGTTGCTAACAACGCAAcgttaagaatttttgaaaatgaaattgtgcttcaTCCATTCAGTGGTCGGTCTATTTTTGTAGCAATATTATCGAAAAGATATATTTATTGCATGATGTGTGGCGACGCATGAAACGAGTTAGTATATTTCTGCTGAATTGTAATCTCACCTTCTACGGACATGAATTTTTCGGAAGATATGGACCGGAAGGAAGGGGCGTCGGCTGAAACTTCGCACCTGTACGTTCCTTCTGCGTTCAGATTTGTGTTTTGGAGGTACACGGTTCCGTTCGAAGACCGGCTCATCTGCAagagaaaatattgaaattaaaaggtaACGCCTGTTTCAGCTCTTTTCGAATAAAGATGGAAGTAAAAGACACAAATACTGTCTTCCTAATCATAAGGGGcgtatttcattattttcctgacttttttttcttctgaggaTCATTTACTGGACCTACAATTAACTTGAAAACATATTAGATTCATCCAAATGAGAAATAACAATGCGAATATCAACTATTAgacttaaagagaaaaaaatgtgattaataatAAAGAGGGGGGGGGCGGTGATTTAGAAAATGCTTATAgccaaaaattttactttttgaactaCGCTTGAAGTACTTAAGAGGACAGAATAGTAAAAAATGCGGAAGCATGTTGTATTCACACACGTAAATATTGTACATATTTTCTTTGGTACTTGGTATTCGACTAACTTCTTGTAACGTTAACGATTATACATCTCAATTACCTATCTATATTTGGCTTTACATCCAAAAgacactttgcattgaaaaaggaatttcctATAACTCTGAAACACGTGTATACTTTAATCTGTTAATTGTGTGTGTTAAAAAGTCTATTACTATTTACTTcactgcacaaaggtatttatatgtttctcacCAATGAATTACTCTGAGAGCTACAGTTTAAAATGGGTTCTCAATGATTACGACATGATCGGAAGAAGATGTAGATAAAGTAATAATATCCATGCCCTCGCCGAGACTTTTCACATGACTCTATTTACTGAGTATGAAGCCATCTACACGTATATTTTATGAATCATTTGATTAagcaataaaatgtaataatcgTTCTTCCCTTGGACAATTTATTGCCAGTGAAACGTTagactattttgtatattttgttctttcgaagataaactcgttttaattttaaaaaaaaggtaaaatgataaattttgacAGTTTGATTTTTGGCCGCCATGcgacatttaaaactttttgcagAAAGGTTTTAAATTTTCCCATGTCGTTACTTCCAAACAATTGACTTGTTCGACAccttaattaaaatgaaaaaaaaagaagtcttctgttttcattttagcattaaaaattattcaccTTTGTTTATGTAGCCTCCTTCTAATCAACGCACTCCCCTTCTTTTCCCTGACTATTTCTCCAATCTCATTTACTCTGCAAAATCAGAAAAAGTTTTGGTTGCACGATTTTAGAGACGCAAGAGcataaaattaacatttataaACAGTGTCTCCCAAAACACTTTCATAATTTGAAACGTTTAACATCAAAATCAACTCAATCCACGGATTTTCATGCGTTTTTCGCGTAATTTGATATTTTCTTTACCGATACAATCACGCTACAAAGCGAATTAAAACCAATCCCtctcaatcaatcaatcaagtcGAAAactactgacaaaaaaaaaaaaaaaagattttgtttcaaTATCAGCTCCTTACATGCTTTCTTGTGCACGGCCACTGTAAAAACGCCTGAGTAACATCGACATTATCAAAATGAATTGTTTAATCAagtcacattttttattttacggaTTAATACATGGCATAAAATTGGCATACCACATTAATTAAATTGGAGTTTAAAAAGAATAGAGGGGGAAAAGAGCCCTTCCATTCAAAAATGAGTTCAATCCAAATCATTTTAGTCTTTAAATAACTGGACACTATTGGTAACTCCAAGAAGAAAACAAAACGGAAGTCTTCCACCTAAAGTTattcaattgaaaattatttcccaGGGAAAAATTTATTTGACCAGAGCGTACggagtacaatatttttttttctctcctgtaaagttttttaaatgtaggtTTTGGTTTGGTAGGTTATCATACTTCTAAAATATACCATTGACAACAAGTTATACTATCTATCATTAATATATAGCATTATAATGAATGAAAACTGAGATATTGTTGGCAACAGAAGTGTGTTAAGTTAATTTGAACGAATAGCTCTAGAATATGCTCCTTTAAATCGAGAAAGGAAGCACTTTCAAGATTGAGTTCTGCTTCGACCGATAGTCTTAAACTTGCTCCGAATTACCACGAGTTTCACGTAATCGAATTTCGATATTTAGACACCTCTTTAGCGTCATTTGGGGAACCGAAATTAGGTTTCCTGACGTTATTCCGAATAAACAAGCCGCAGAAGAAAGAAGTTTATCAATCGGTGGCTACTGAAGAGAAAAGGGTAATTAATTTATACTGGATGCTGGgcatttgaattttgttttacaGATACTTTATGaggtgaaaaaataatttgtgatttACATATCTCATCATTTTTATAGAGAAGTctgtaaaaagtttctttaaagtTAGGTTTCGCTTTTTATACATTGTTtcataaacttaaaatgttttgtcGATTTCCAAATGTTTCTGGTCAGGAAATTCAAAACGAAATACTGTACGAAAAACAAAATGACGAAGCAAGTATCGAAGTGATGTAAGTGACAATTTTGAGCAAagattttaatgagcttttaggGAAATGGGGCCAAACTTCAAATCGCGGGCAAATTTTAATCAAGCAGGTTCTTTTTAAATCACGCTAGATTACATTGCCATTCAGAACGTCTACTAACATTTCTTCGCCACAAAGTAGAGTGGTGTTTCTCCCATCGTTTGCATTAGctgtctttaaatttaatttttgtcacTTGCATCTCTTGCATTTTAGAAGCCTCAAATGTCAATATTAGCCTGATTTTCGTTAGAAAAGCCAACTTTAAGCTACATGTCTCTCACATTTGTGAGACACTgttttcaaatgttaattttatGCTCTTCCGTATCTTAAATGGTGTAACAAAAACGTTTTCCGATTTTGCAGAGTGAATGCGATTGAAGAAATAGTCagggaaaagaagaagaaaaataccaCAGAAAGGAGCAAAGGGAAATTAGAATAGGACAAGTTGTACTACAAACGTCATAGAAGGGGCAAAGAAAATTAGAATAAGACAAGTTATGTAATCTAATGTCATCAAAAGGAGCAAACAGAATTAGAATAGGACCGGTTACATGACACAGTTAGATACAAAGTGTAGTGGCACAACACAATGCATATAGGTTACAAGCCTTTTTTCTTACTGAATATTTGCGTAACGTAGGACCTTTACCTGGTTCCCCCATGAAGATTTCAAAACTTGTACATGGATATTGACGTCtaagaaatgtaaaaatgaaaaattcattaatcCAGCAGAAAATATGACGCTgcatttccatttttcaaattaatggtTGTTGTATTATATGTAAGGTCCTttataaaaaattctttcaatgattaaaaaaagaaacacttttacCTACACAATTGGcaacattacttttttttcgtaGCGCTTATAATTTCTTAACAGTCCGAGCGTGATTTTTCGTATGACTATATAAGTGCTACTATGTTTTTCGTGAGATTAAATTTACTAGATTCATCatctttatgcaaaaaaaaaagttgctgttttttttgagcaatcacgattgcttattgttttcatttgactgtttttggcgtcctatcattttattttcccaccgccaccctccgcaccatcaccgtcgaccggttcctcacgatgctgctcctatagcgaaagccctccaggttgcatccatgtcctacacacacgcgcatacatacacaactacacacacacgcacacatacacctacacacacatacacacacgcatacatacagacacctacacatatacacacttacacacaactacccacacattcatacctgcacacagacacaaatacatatgcctacacacacatacacatacccccacatacacattcatacacacaactatccacacacttatgccagcacacagacacgcACATGTCTAcacaacacatacacatacccctacacacaaacacacataccccccacaaacaaacacacacgcctacatacacacacaaacacatacacacacgcatacatacagacacctacacatacacacacaaaaacatacacacacacatagacacaactacccacacattcatgcctgcacacagacacaaacacatatgcctgcacactcatacacatacccccctatacacattcatacacacaactatccacacacttatgccagcacacagacacaaacacacatgcctacatacacataccccctacacacaaacacacatacccctcacacacaagcacacacgcctacatacatacactcgtgattgcgaaaaacaaaatttgaattcaagatgtcaaaattcaaattaattatttttattttaattaatgcaGTCTAACAGTCGTCAGAGAGCTGTATTGGGTAAAGATAGAATCAGCACCTCGTATtacttcagagaaaaaaaaatagccgatTAATGGTttcttttcaaagaattttttcgCTTTTCCTAAGTCGTACTAATTTAGTTACTAAGCTGTAAAAATGATGACCTAGATTTTGATATATATGCAGTACACTTATGTGATGGCTGATTATGAGCACAACGACCCAACTTGTTAAACGTCAGACTAGTCGCAGTTACTAAATGTTTAATAGCGTCGACCGCCCGTAGTTTGTGCTTCAAGTTTTAGTAGTCATACTATTTGCGATAAGTTGATGGTTGCCTAGgtattcaaatttcaatttttattttgcgGAATAGATGTGATCTTCACAACCTATCAAACGTAAATGGTAAATCAAATGACTATCTCTCCACTTATGGTGAGTAATGATCGATTGTAGTTAGTAGGTTTCTTCAGTTATTTTGTATAATTTAACCATTCACTTTCAAGTGGAGGCATAAATGAATAAGCCGCGAAGATATTCTATATGTACAGATTTTAACTGTGTTGATTGAGAAGACTACCTCTATGCTAGTGGCATTCTCTGGCTAGTCATTGTCATCTGATGTTCTCAGAAAAATAATGTTCGAACTTGGTATGAGACGTCAGTAGGCAATAGTGTTATTATAATTGCATAAATATGTGGTTAAGAAAGCGAAGTTACATGTTCTAATATATTATAGACATTCAATTTCTACTTTATCAGATGCTCAAGCCTGATAAGTACAGTGCTGAGCAAAGCGCAAAAGTCTTATCTGCAGTTGAGTTCAAAATTCTAGTTTAAAGTTTAGcgtctccatgtatttgattcagatgcagttttttcagaattttttttaaaaaaaatttctttttgagaaaaatgaccataaaacatagAATTTAGGTGAAAtttgtgacaaagaaccacctggtgactgcaactcaattttgataaaaagtgcagatacgacttttgtgtttagcacggcagtatactgggaaaaaaattaatcaaattcacAGCTGTATTTACATCTACTTCGACGTCTCCGATTTCGAAGAACTGATTGGCGGGCCGGTCATTGGGCAGGAATCGAAAGAACTCGACGTCATCCTTATACCACTTGACAGAGTAGAGATCGTCTTGTTCCTCGTCGAATACGCACACTAGCCGGGCCACCTCCCCCACCACTATAGACTCGGGGACCTGCAAGGCTTTCATACGCAAGGACCAAGCACCTGGAGAAAGTAGAAAGATTgggataaaatttcaaacaacaaTCTTCATTATTTTGTTATCACAATAGTAAACATGTTGGAacgcaaaaaatttcttttgcgaCGACTACAGAATAAAGCATCGAGTTTCATATTATTTTTCATCGCACTAAAGAAAACATTTACCGTGACATTGAAACATATACTGTATACAGGTACTATGTTCattgaaaatttgtgctttaagaTTTTTTGAGGTACATCAAGATGAATTTAGCACATTGCGTTATTCTATTTGATTGAAAGCGTTAGaggaaaaaaatgtgttaaatttcCTTCATTTTACTTAAACTATTGTGATCATTTTCTAATACGAGTTAATAATTGGTCTTCAAATTTTACTACCATTttactttttcctatttttttcctttttagaatgAGCTTTTGGGGGAATTCCCCATGTCACATCAATCATGTGCCTATCCCATTAGATCCCGCATTATGGTGGCTATTGGAACAGTTAAATAATTGTATAACATgtcctattttaaaaatatggtgaTGTTATAATGtcgttgtgataattttgtttgttaataaattctcAATCTatgatcttgaaaaaaaaaaatgtattttgaccaaaataaggtgaaaaaaaaaattgttctactATACCCCATTCTCCTCTATGCCAACTTGAGGGAAACGGAATATCTGAACTTTTACATGACACTTTCCACACAtcactttttcactttttaattccctttttttaatagcattgCATTATCATTTTTCCCTTTTCTGACGATTGATTTcgtgaaaatatagtttttttcctGTCGTTCTAGCGGGCTTGATATTCGATCCTAAAAGGTCGTAGTTTTTACGTCATGAAATGTGATACgagtacagaaaattttattttttagaatagaaaaaaaaaaaacatttatcaagAATAAATTTCACTGGTATGAAGTTAAGGAAGCTTAAGTCGCTTAGGAATACGGAAAGGTTAATTAGTGAGAAAGAGTTTAGGAAAAACAAAACTCAACTCAGTAAAAATGGCGAATCTTTAAAGGAGATAATAGGGAAACAAATACTAGATCATTCTCAGCTATGTTTTATAATTACCTTTCTATCGAccgctagatttttttttccttcactacTCCCgcccatttaagtatttttctaaAAGAAGTGGGACgcgaattttttttatcttaattttgtTTTCTGAATTTAATTAAGCGCGTCATAttatttctttgaagaaaaaaaagcagtttaaaaaatgtattttttttccttattgaattcttttatttatttatatgctaATCTCGAGAAAAATGGCTTTTCGAAAGGATT
Encoded proteins:
- the LOC129221482 gene encoding uncharacterized protein LOC129221482, which encodes MPISAAPMHLLLLAAAGCCLQGAWSLRMKALQVPESIVVGEVARLVCVFDEEQDDLYSVKWYKDDVEFFRFLPNDRPANQFFEIGDVEVDMSRSSNGTVYLQNTNLNAEGTYRCEVSADAPSFRSISSEKFMSVEERAPVTAHSAQLNLWPTRTLVSMAFLLLCH